Genomic segment of Pagrus major chromosome 19, Pma_NU_1.0:
GCTACAACTACAAACATCAAGCAGGATCTTTGTCAAATCGGGTGAGAATCAGTGTGTAAAATACAGGATGTTCGTGGGGCTCTGGAGGCCCTTAAATAACAGCTCTGACTCCattaacatgtcaaaataaaggaGGTGTCAACAATGTGCCTCATTATGTCTATTTATAGTATCTACaaaggtttgtttttacataacTACCTACATCTTCCATCACTTTTAATAACACAATGAACTCATTTTGCATCTCAAGCATTTGTGGCATTTGAATGCAGtttgctctgcctctgcctgttTAACGTCTCAAACATGTGAACTGTGAAGGTGAGCtaactgacacaaacaaaaagtcctTTATCTCTAGGGGTGGTGGAAAAAAtcgataatcgattaatcgcgATTATGAAATGGCCGATTATGAATCGATTATGAATTTTCCAAAAATCgattattcatatttttcaaaatgtaatactGTTACAACGGCGAGTCCTCCTGTCACTGGCTGTCATACAGGATTTAACCACAAGGTGGAGCTGTTAACTGTTTGTCATAACAAGATGCTGTGTAACTGAGCCAGCGAGGAAGTGTGTCGGCGCTAACGCTAACCAGGTGCTAACCGAGGTGAGCGAGGTGCGGGTGCGACGGCTGAAAaatggagggagaaaaaacaacaaccggCGACCAACTAATCCACCCAGCTCCACCTGGGTTTAAAGCAAGCGTGTGGatacattttggttttcatGGGAAGTCTTCAAAAGATATCGACAGAATGTATGTTGTCTGCAAGCTTTGCCACACTAAGCTAAAGTACTGCGGCAATACTAGCAACATGAGGGCTCATGTGTCGCGCTTTCATCCAGGGGAGGCAGCCAAGGCTGAGAACGAGCGCCCGAAGCCCGTCATCCCACCAAACCAGCGCACTCTCCACGAGCTGGCTAAGCTTGCGCCCGGCTCGGAGCGAGCAAAGAAAATCACCAAGTGTATATCTTACTTCATAGCGAAGGATATGAGACCATACAGCGTGGTGGAAAATACGGGCTTCCGCTATTTGGTCCATAGTCTGGAGCCAAGATATGTTATTCCATCCCGGAGCTTTTTCACACTTAAATCGATCCCAAATCTTTACAAGGAGATCAAGTTTTCCAGTCCATCAATTCTGCTGATAGAGTGGCGATAACATGTGACGCCTGGACATCCAGAGCTACGGTGTAGATCAGTATTTGATCACTCAAGttgaagttacacagtgtgttgtgtttttataactGTGTACAGTATAGCTACAAGGCTACAGTAAAATGTGCAAGCAGGTTGTTCCAGAGCAATAAATATTGATCAGTGTTATTTGATCACTGAAGGTACACagtgttgtgttctgtttttataaCTGTAATAAATTGAAGATCAATAATCATTAATCGAAAATCATATTAATAATCGATAATCAGTCGGTAATCGAATCGATAATCGATAATCGGTCTGTAATCGAATCGAGACTTCAATAATCGAAATCGAATCGAATCGGGAAATTGGGCCAATTAACCACCCCTATTTATCTCCCAGACAAAAGTCTTTAAACAGCCCTTAAATCacagagcaaataaataaatcacagcttgTTCTTGTGTTAAAGCTACTTAAATCTAGACTGTCACACTATATTTCACACACTGGttggtcaaaaatataacatcagctctactgaacacacacatctgcaaaaaCACCCTCAGTCTTCAGTCCAGAAAACAGCGTTTCATATTTCATGGCGGTGTCcacataacaataaaaaaaaaaaaacgctgacattaaatgcttaacttggtttcttgttttatgaaggttttaaatgtgcagctcaacattaagatactcagtgaggatcagtataatatcagcctcatgtctgcagtttagtgtcaccacaactttcacatcatcttaatctgagcacagaagttaaaaatgttgtctgacctcagagtctccagtcgacagtgtggactctgcagaaaatcacacagcagcttcacgtctgaatcctgcagcttgttgttgtccaggtccagctctctcagatgggaggggttggacttcagagctgaggccacagaagcacagctgatctctgacaaactgcagcccctcaatctgaataaagagtaaatgatgtaagtttagaagacaatgttcctgcttgaaatcattcagtgattaataatctgttcaaaaagaaaatgagaaaatggaaactccaaacatcTGAACCCAACAGGACGCAGGTTAAAACCTCTAAAATACAAAAGGTGACaaagagctctcattaatattaatgacaacgtgctgctacTTCAATAAAGACGTCGTGActtcacctcttaaactctgcagctccaccagtggctccatctgtacaaactcatgttgtgaagccaaacaaataaaaactcacaaaaactgattttagatTCAATCAAAGTATCTTCAGTTTGAACCAGTGTGAGCATCATATAGTTTCATAAAactgatggaaaaagaaaatactgaatatttgttgttgtctgaTTGTTGAAACAGAGATAACTTATTTattaattgtgtttatgtattttattatcactttcttaaaaaacatgatgtggaATATAAGATGACAATCAAGAGTTGAAGAGGATCACAGTGAATTATCCAGTGtagatttttctctttatatgaaggttttaaatgtgcagctcaacactgctctgccacagtcaatggaTTAAAccactgtaaaagaaaatagactttATCATTGAGACTgtcagtgtggatcagtataataaAAACTTAACGTTCAACTCAACATCACAAAGTTTCCAAAGATGCAAATATGTCAGGATGAATTCTGGGGAAGAGTAAACAAAAGACAtctactgtgttttttattttattttttaggaaAAGTGGAGTCAGAAGATCAAATCATCTCCAGTTTAAactattcagtcagtataaGCATCATACAGCTTCATAAATCTTTCATTatcattgatttaaaaaaacatgacatccaGTGTAGATTTTTcttgttatatgaaggttttaaatgtgcagctcaacattaagatactcagtgaggatcagtataatatcagcctcatgtctgcagtttagtgtcaccacaactttcacatcatcttaatctgagcacagaagtaaaaaatgttgtctgaccccagagtctccagtcgacagtgtggactctgcagaagatcacacagcagcttcacgtctgaatcctgcaggttgtttccactcaggtccagatgtctcagatgggagtggttggacttcagagctgaggccacagaagcacagctgatctctgacaaactgcagcaccacaatctgaataaagaataaatgatgtaagttcagaagacaatgttcctgcttgaaatcattcagtgattaataatctgttcaaaaagaaaaagagaaaatggaaactccaaacatcTGAACCCAACAGGACGCAGGTTCAAACCTCTAAAATACAAAAGGTGACaaagagctctcattaatattaatgacaacgtgctgctacTTCAATAAAGACGTCGTGActtcacctcttaaactctgcagctccaccagtggctccatctatacaaactcatgttgtgaagccaaacaaagaaaaactcacaaaaactgattttagatTCAATCAAATCATCTTCAGTTTGAactattcagtcagtataaGCATCATATAGCTTCATAAATCTCTGATccctctcagatgggaggggttggacttcagagctgaggccacagaagctcagctgatctctgacaaactgcagagactcaatctgaataaagaataaatgatgtaataaAGATCTGTTTATATTCCATCAATGTTCAGTTGTTTACTGTGCAgttcaacattactgtgtcctcatcaattAGCTGAATCCTAAAATGATTGAGTGActttgttattgtgttattgtggatcatcatgtTGTAATgtcagccttctacagacatcatctaAATGTCACCACATTCATGTCAACACATGTTATCGACATGCTGCTGAACTCTGCACCCTCTTTAACACCGGTCCCAACACTACAGTATCCACAACAACATGAATCCAATTAGAGTCCAGACTGAATTCTGCTGACAGACTAAAAAAAGAGCTGTTGTGAGTTGtgttcagacaaacacagaaaacaagacaagtAAAGGACATTTAAAAGTTCTGTAGTGGATTTAAATTAGGGAGATAAACACTGAACAAGAGAAAATACATGAACTGACCTCAAGatctccagtctacagtttggactcttcagtccttcacacagcagcttcactcctgaatcatTCAGCCTGTTTctactcaggtccagctctctcagatgggaggggttggacttcagagctgaggccacgacTTCACAGTCAGTCTCTGAGAGTCCACAACCAGAAAGTCTGTGatgacagagaaaataaaactgaaggtcaaataaaatctgacaCTTTATCTAAAAAACAGACATCAACACATTTGGCTGTAGCTCAGCTGGTCAGTTGTTCAGCCTGAGCTGCTCAGTCATTGATCacaaggtttgtggtttgaaacttgagctcctcctgtccacatgtcaaagtgtccttgagcaaactAATGATCCCTCAATGGCAGCTTTAGACCAAAGTGTCTCCCAAACAAGGTGATGTGATCTGTGTCTGTTAAACGTTATTTGAACATGATGTCCACTGAGTGCTACAATCACTGGAGGTTGTAACAGCACTTGTATGTATTGACCTCAGTCATGCGCTTGTATGTAGTCTATGCATCTTTTAATATCACTCTGCTTTTCATCAAagattgttttattataatttcatagTGAATAGTTTTACTCAAGTGGAGTTCAGCTGTTTAACGACATCATTTCTTCTTGTAGTCTGGAGATGATAAAATCTCTGCACTGAACTGAACCTGCTGAGTCCTTCACTGGCAGGATGAACCCTGATGTTGTCCCAGGAGCTGAATGTGTGATCGCTCTGGAGTAAACCAGTTTACAGACCAGTCCATTCAAATACtaccagagagagacagagagagcgtCCTCGGTGTTGATGAATCAAACTCatttataatacagaaacaGGTGAGAAAAGAAACTGATTATAAGGAAGGAAACAATGTAATGTTGCTCCTTTTATTCAATGAGAATGGAGAGGGagattttattgcttttcaaGAGGGAACATGTCCTCGGTTGACATCCTCTCAAACCAAGCAATAATAATAGACATGTTAGACACTGTGAGAATGGACAGATCAGTCCTTCATCCTTCCGGCTATAACACCCTGGTCTCTTCACCACTCCTGTGGCAGATTGTTGCGTCACGTTGGGTGATTATACCTGTGCTCTTGCTAAACCTCAGTACATTATCTCAGTGTCATCTAGTGTTTTGTTGACTACGTGTTTTGTGCTCCAGTGGTTTTTCTATGACTAGACGCCATCTCATTCCTATGTTTTTCCCTCTCCACGTGTGCAGATCCTCAGCGTCTCTCAGCTCAGCTCGCAGCTTCACCCATCTGCCTGGACTCTCTCCATCGCTCcatcctgcctgcctgtccTCCTCGCTCCCAGCACCAACTTGTTTACCTCAATAAATCACCTTTGAATTCATCTCTATCTCAAGTCTCTGCAGTTTGGATCCGACTAAAAACCTCAACCCTCACAGATCCAGCAGATCACAGATatcacatgtctgtgtgtctgtatataatAAGAACAATAAACAGACACATTATAGAAACAAAGTGCAGAAACTCTATCCACTGTAACAATAAGACTGTTGTGATAAAATGACTGTAACAACATGTTTCAATCTTCCATCACTTGAAGAGAGTTAGAAGATGATAGaagacacttttttcttttagatatTTAtagtgcaaaacacaaacagtactAATATTTCAAAAAGCAAGTTTTACTTGTTTGACTTTTGTAGAGCTGAACTTTTagactgtgcatgtgtgtaacgTGTGGATCTTTAATACTGATGACGTCAGCTCAacattgttttataatgtaataAACACACAATGATAATCTTATCTGGACTCACACAGCcttcctgcagttcctcacagctggaatcagtctcagtCGTCCCTCCTTTGATGTGTTGTACTTATTCaggtccaactcatccagaacctcctctgacatcagcagcatgtaggccagagctgagcagtggatcagAGAGAGgttcttctctgatctgttctctgacttcaggaactcttggatctcctgatgaacTGAGAGGTCGTTtatctccatcagacagtggaagatgttgatgcttctgtcaggagagactTCTGTCGACTTCTTTATCTTCTTCAGGTTGTcgatggctctctggatgatttctggactgTTGCCTCtctgacccagcagacctcctaAGATTCTCTGGTTGGACtccagagagaggccatgaaggaagcggacaaacaggtccaggtggccatttttactttcaagggaTTTCTTCATTACTCTGTTCAGGAAGACATCCAGTGTTGATTTAacaatttttttccccagaaaaGGCTTCAggacctctgtgttcctgttggtgtgacagtggaacatgtagactgcagccagaaactcctgaacgctcagatgaacaaagcagtagactgttttctggaagatcacactctctcttctgaagatctctgtacaaactcctgagtacaccgaggcctctgtgacattaagaccacaccgctccaggtcttcttggtagaacatgatgtttcctgtctccagatgttcaaacgccagcctccccagcttcagaagaacttccctgtcagcctccgtcagctcctgtggactcgtctcacgtccctcatcgtacttctgcttcttcctctttgtctgaaccagcaggaagtgtgagtacatgtcagtcagggtcttgggcagctctcctctctggcctgtagtcaacatgtggtccagaactgtagcagtgatccagcagaagactgggatcagacacatgatgtggaggctcctggaggtcttgatgtgtgagatgatgctgctggacagatcttcatcactgaacctcctcctgaagtactcgtCCTTCTGGGcatcagtgaagcctcgtacttctgttaccctgtcgacacgtgaaggagggatctgattggctgctgcaggtcgggaagttatccagacgagagccgagggaagcagcttcccctcgatgaggtttgtcagcagcacgctgactgatgacttctgtgtgacatcagacacgacctcatggttcttgaaatccagtgaaagtctgctttcatccaggccgtcaaagatgaacagaagtttacagacagcgagcttctctgctgtcaccttctgtaatgttggatggaaaacatggagcagcctgagaagactgtactgctcatctctgatcaggttcagctccctgaacgagagcagaaccagcagactgacatcttggttttcggagccctctgcccagtccagagtgaacttctgcactgagaaggtttttccaactccagcgacgcctttggtcagaaccactctgatgcgtctctgttggtcaggtgaggctttaaagatgtcgctgcACTTGATTGGAGTGTCATGGAGGGCCTCCATCTTGGAagctgtctccagctgtctcacctcatgttgggtattaacctcttcactctgtccctctgtgatgtagagctcagtgtagatcctgttgaggagggttccacttcctgtttcatcacttcctgtttcagttccttcagtcacacgttcacatctcctcctcagactgatcttatgttcatctaaCACCTCCTGCAGACCAACATCCActaaaaaaagggagaaaagtgtgagacaaaacaaaacacaacgacaatctgcacattattttcactttcGTTTAAAAGGACCAAAATAAGAATATATAAAGCAGTAAAGGTGCTGCTGTATGTGCACTGGCCTTCTGCAGGAGGCTGTAACGGTAGAGCATCCCATTTCTTATCTTTCAAACAAACTTGAGCCTTTAGAAATGGTACTCAGCCACTGAGGTGGAGGCATTGGCACTAATGGCTCCAGGACTTGTTGAGCTTTCTGTCAGCTTGTCTGCTGctcctgtggttgtttttacacattacaaTCGTCTCGTTTTATTGGTGCAGTAGTCCAGTTTGTTGGGGGATTTGTTTCTGTTAGGTTCAGTTCTAATGTTGGTTTGGCTTCAAGGGCAGAACCAAGATCCTACAGCCCGTTGTGGGTTGTTCTGGCTCCTCTTCCCCTTTGTTGATTTTGGTGGGCCCATCGACCCtctgttatttgttgttgtgttgatttATGATcacatttataatgtttttactgCAACTACTTGACTGTTTTGGTTATTTCAGACCTCTTTTGAAAAGAGCCTCTCTGGTGTTCGTAACGCACGTGTACTGTAAGTTAGCACACCCAAGTTCTCCCAGACTTCAGCACCTTCTACTGGAGACCAGTGGCTGCTGGGATCTGATTCAAGTCACTGGTACTTGCCTATCCTACTGCAAATGGCTCAGACTCATCCTACGTTCAAGTCATGGTCAAACCAGCCTGTCCACTCTGCTCTTCTACTGCCAGTCAGCTGGCTACTCCCTCACTACGAGAGGGTCCAGCTACAGCTCAACAAAATCATGACCGTTAGCTGTCCTGGCTCCTCGATGGTGGAACGAGCTCCAGACTGAGGTCAGGAGAGCAGGAACTGTGCACTTCTTCAGCCTGAACACTTACTAGAAGGCATTCAGTTCATTTGATGAAGCTGATGTACCTGCTTGGTTCTTGTGATTTTGGGGTTTGTGTCCACGTGGTTGAACGCACTGACTGTAagtctttaaataaatataatgacaTGTAGCAGGTGACATGTTTAATGGGTAGAGATGTAGAGTCTTACATTGTACACTGCTGGTCTGACCGGCTGGTCTTGTTCTGGATCGTTTtccacactggggacaggaggagtcCCCTGAtgaagcagactggtcccagtaTGAAGTGATGCACTGCctgcagaaccagtgtccacagctggtagagactggatccttcaggacgtcctgacacaaagcacagctgcagagctgctcctccacagaaacatgactcctcTTCCTGTCAAGACATTTCTTAGTGACTGCAATGATTTGTTGAGTGTTGATACAAGGGCAAAACTAAAAATACTGTCTTAAAGTGTAAATTCTCATTTTGTTTgctgcagaaataaaataagatccaataacatttctgcaaactacgAATACGTCCAAATTTGTACATGTAATAGGCTACATACCATACTGACATCTTACAGAACGTGTCATATCACCATATGATGACATACGATACGATATACTTTACTGTATTCAGGTATTTCaagtcaaaacatgatgtttactAATCCTCACCAGGttgtttctgtgcctaaacttaaccagagcataagcacagcgctgtgaGAAGTGAACACTTGAagactgaacctaaagaaacttaaagttgcaacatcaacaaacaaagttTTAACCTGCCCGTGGTTCTGCAGAAAGATAcaagccaacatttattctggccattgGGTTGAGGAAGCTTGAAGAGCATTttaatacataaacacaaaatcaacaaaGGTAACTGAACATGAGTCACATGAATAAGTTAGTAGCAggtctcttactgtgtgtctgagggtccaggtccaTTACTGAAGAATAAAGGAAGCtctttggaccagtcactcctcatagacagacagctgggtactggagactctgctctctgtctgttgaactgaactctgcaacaacatgtttttatttatatcacatgAATCTTTGATAAATTCTCTGAAGACAAAGTCATTTATGAAgctctaaatacacaaactgctgctgctgttgataatTAGGAGGTTTAAAAGTTTGTATCACTTCTCTTAGTTTAGATTACAGCTTTTaggtgactgacagctgtcagataCTCAGAGGAAGATTGTgactcatttctttttgtgtcaCAAATTTTACTCAGCAATTATATTTTAGTAGAAATTTTAAtagataaacacaaaataaacgtTGGCAGAAGCAGCTGAACATGAGTCATATATATTAGTAGTGgttctcttactgtgtgtctgagggtccaggtccaTTACTGAAGTATGGAGGTTCCtctttggaccagtcactcctcatagacagacagctgggtactggagactctgctctctgtctgttgaactgaactctgcaacaacatgtttttatttatatcacatgAATCTTTGATAAATTATACTATAATATATACTAATAATATATTAGTAGTGgttctcttactgtgtgtctgagggtccaggtccaTTACTGAAGTTGAAAGGAGGAtctttggaccagtcactcctcatagacagacagctgggtactggagactctgctctctgtctgttgaactgaactctgcaacaacatgtttttatttatatcacatgAATCTTTGATAAATTATACTATAATATATACTAATAATATATTAGTAGTGgttctcttactgtgtgtctgagggtccaggtccaTTACTGAAGTTGTAAGGATGATCTTTGGACCAGTCGCTcctcatagacagacagctgggtactggagactctgctctgtcctcctcttcctccacaccaCGTCTCCAGGAGGCCATCTTCTGGACTTCAGTCAGCCTGAGAGGTAAAACAGTTACACTGACAGTGAGCTCAAATCACAAGAATGAGGAAAAGCGTTTGTTCAAGAGTGGGGTTGGGCCGATGAACGATGCCATCGTCCATCACCGATGGCTGACAGCCTggactactaatccctgaccatcgtaacatcCTGATTCAAAAGGtttccccaccagagagcacaattaagaggtgtgtcccctcagagttgccgtaggac
This window contains:
- the LOC141014881 gene encoding LOW QUALITY PROTEIN: NACHT, LRR and PYD domains-containing protein 12-like (The sequence of the model RefSeq protein was modified relative to this genomic sequence to represent the inferred CDS: deleted 1 base in 1 codon); this translates as MRNTEVLKPFLGKKIVKSTLDVFLNRRILGGLLGQRGNSPEIIQRAIDNLKKIKKSTEVSPDRSINIFHCLMEINDLSIVVLQFVRDQLCFCGLSSEVQPLPSETSGPSGNNLQDSDVKLLCDLLQSPHCRLETLGLRGCSLSEISCASVASALKSNPSHLRELDLDNNKLQDSDVKLLCDFLQSPHCRLETLRLRWCSLSKISCASLASALKSNPSHLRELDLRFNNLKKSDVKLLCDLKESPDCRLETLRWR